AAAATATAACAGAATCAAAAGTTCTACTGAAACATATGCTAATTATATAGTGTACTAACAATCAATAATCAAACCATTTGCAGTGTATTGCATCCACGACCCTTGATGAATTTAGGAGTCAGTTTGAGAAGGACAAAGCACTAGCAAGGAGATTCCAGCCTGTGTTGATTGACGAGCCAAGCGAGGTTTCCTCTACAAGCACAGTGTTTTCTAATCTTATCAAACCAAACAAACATCTGTTTTTCTTATCTAGTGTTTTTCAACTTAACAACAATTTTAGGAAGACGCGGTGAAGATTTTGCTTGGCCTTCGTGAAAAATACGAAGCCCATCACAACTGCAAATACACTATGGAAGCCATAGATGCTGCAGTGTACCTTTCATCGCGATACATCGCGGATAGATTTCTTCCGGATAAAGCTATCGATCTTATTGATGAGGCGGGAAGCAGAGCTCGCATCGAAGcttttagaaagaaaaaggaGGATGCAATCTGTATCCTTTCGAAGCCGCCGGATGATTACTGGCAAGAGATCAGAACTGTTCAGGCCATGCACGAAGTGGTAACAGACTTAGGCATTTGCACTTGCATGTTTATCGTATTTACCTATTAAACGGTTTCAATAATTTTTCTGTTAATAGGTTCTATCAAGCAGGCCGAACCAGGATGAGAGTAATGCCGTTGCGGACGAGCCTGGTGAACTAGTCGAGGAGTCTTCTCTGCCGCCTGCAGCAGGAAACGATGAGTATGATTAACTGCTTTTACATATTTGcaaatagttaattttaaaaaattaaagaaggAACCTTCATAATATTTGTTTGATTCTGTTTTCAGGCCTATAGAGGTGGGACCTGATGATATTGCAGCGGTTGCATCGGCTTGGTCTGGAATTCCAGTTCAACAGATCACTGCAGATGAAAGAATGCTTCTTATGGGTCTAGAAGATCAGCTAAGAGGCAGAGTTGTTGGTCAAGACGAGGCTGTAGCTGCCATATCTCGAGCTGTGAAGAGGTCACGGGTTGGCTTAAAAGATCCTGACCGTCCAATTGCCGCTATGCTTTTCTGTGGACCAACTGGAGTTGGCAAAACCGAACTCACAAAAGCTTTAGCAGCTAATTATTTCGGATCGGTACAGCTAACAGCTTCGTTAACTTTGTAATGCTTGATGGCATATGATATGGTCACTGAACTGGTTTCTTTTATTGGTCAATGCAGGAGGAATCTATGCTGAGACTGGACATGAGTGAGTACATGGAGCGTCATACCGTGAGCAAGTTGATAGGCTCTCCTCCAGGATATGTTGGTTTTGAAGAAGGTGGAATGCTAACTGAAGCTATCAGGAGACGTCCTTTTACAGTGGTTTTGTTCGACGAGATAGAGAAAGCCCATCCTGATATTTTCAATATTCTTCTCCAGCTGTTCGAAGACGGCCATCTCACCGATTCACAGGTTCTATGTCCCACATTTATACTTATTTTCTAGCTTCTTCAAGAGACATACAGAGTTGAAGTTTATGTTGGGTATGTTATTTGACAGGGAAGGAGAGTATCTTTCAAGAACGCACTGATCATAATGACCTCTAACGTTGGATCATCAGCCATTGCCAAGGGAAGACAAAGGCAAATAGGTTTTATCCTCGACGATAACGAAGAGGAAGCATCTTACGCAGGAATGAAAGCTTTGGTAGTCGAAGAACTCAAGAACTACTTCCGTCCAGAGCTCTTGAACCGGATAGACGAAATCGTCATCTTCAGACAGCTCGAGCAAGCTCAGGTTAGCCATTTTCTCAACCTCTTAATCCTAAAAgattaaaattcattaattagaaagaaaaaaaatcaaatgttcAACTCTGATTTTGCAGATGATGGAGATCCTGAACCTGATGTTACAAGACTTGAAGTCGAGGCTTGTGGCACTTGGAGTCGGTTTAGAGGTGTCTGAACCTGTCAAAGAGCTTATATGCAGACAAGGCTATGATCCGGCCTACGGTGCACGACCACTGCGTAGAACCGTCACAGAGATTGTGGAAGATCCACTCAGCGAAGCCTTTCTTGCTGGGAGCTTCAAGCCCGGTGACACGGCATTTGTGGTTCTCGATGATACTGGAAACCCTTCGGTTCGGACCAAACCAGATTCTTACAGTGTACGAGTTACCGACAAGACATCAATCGCATAGATTTCACCATTGGAGGATTGTATATAAAGATTCTTTGGTTATACTCACTCGTCTTGTACGTGAATCTCAATTGCTTATTGCaaacatgtgtatatatataaagatacatAGTGATTAGTGCGTGAGGTAATTGTAATAGCTTTATGTATTTCTTACTCGAATTATATTAATACCACATtatcaaattattaatatttaataagatATTTGAAAATATCTAAGCTTTcaaataaaatcatcaaaacccAAACATTTATTTAAGTACAAATCTTATCTCGTATTTTGAGCAAATGCTTTGAAAACACCTGTCAAATCTAGTTGAATTTTAAAACCCGCAAATTCTTTACCAATTaacaaaacttataaaatatattaaaaataaatacagtttttattaaatttaaaagtaagtATCCAGTAGATTATTTACCGAATCAAAATCTtcaaattagttaattaatggCAATAGCATTTTAAACTCTTAAATAAATACTGCTAAAACGGTAAATGATAAGTATTTATGCAACAAATGAAGTTacaatataatttgattttataatagtATGAAATGTCAATCTAgtattgtaaatatattgtaaaaatctgttgaaaaaatattgtaataatctaaataattataataagatgtaaagtattttaaatagattttatttattttcatattttgtgataattattttacttattaatattgttattttataatagagCAGGTAATATACTATGCTCTGATTTCTCTTCTGTTCCATccgtttcacaaaaaaatatcatttacacaaattaaaaaataatttaaatgaatttaaattaaactaaaagtatttgagataaaaaaattatttataaaatcaatatatttgtaattaatattaaactgaaaattgcactgaaattcaaaaacaacattctttttgtaacaaaaaaaaatattacaatgatacttaatatgaaacaaatAGAATATGACGTTATAACAATCTTCACACAAATTAGTGCATccaataaaatacatttttactcATTGATTGATTTTTCTGTACTGTAAATTATATAGGAATAGATTAAATATAGGGTAAATATGTTCTTTTATCACTATAATTTGCAATGTTTTCTGTAAAACATCAAttatattgaaacaaaaaatttgttcTAAAACAACtgaggaattatatttttttacttatataatcGTGATCCTGTTATAGTACTCCCTatgtaccattttaagtgatgtttaaggtttttacacaaagattaagaaaatacaaatttctatacaatttattttggttacataaaattggattaaataaaatcagtataaccaataaaaaatatgtagtattttgtaattggttacaaatttcaattgacattaaattttatctagaaaTGTGAGAACctcacttattatgaaacaaaataaaaatacttaaacatcacttaaaatagTACGAAGGGAGTACTATATTTACCCAATATTAAATGAACATCATTATGACATTTTTATTTggtgtattttaaaattttccgtACCTTCATTAATTTTTGTATAGACTAATTAATCAATCGGTGTCTACCAatcataacattttaaaaatattttgacttCATTGTTATCGAAATTAATGTAACTGATTAGATAAAccataaattaccaaaaatatgttggtaagagaaaatattaaacaaaaatagtatTAACACGATGTTTCCTAACGCATTTGTAAGATAATTTATTAATGCACTTAATAACGGTTTTTCTGCCAAATAAACTTTAATAACGGTCCCAGTTCTTCTTGTTTTAGTATTAACACGTTTCCTAACACATTTGtaagatatattattaattcacTTAATAACGGATTTTCCGCCAAATAAACTTCAATAACGGTTCTAATTCTTCTTGTTTTAGTATTAACACGATGTTTTCTAACACATTCATAAAAACGATTATTAATGCATTTAATAATGGGTTATTTCCAAATAAACTTTAATAACGATTCGTTTCCTAACACattcgtaaaataaattattaacggTTTTTGCCGCCAAATAAACTTCAATAACGGTTCCAAttcctcttgtttttttttgtgggaaTTTGAAATGAAGTATTATTCTATAATTTTTCTTATACACCACTTGAAAAATTTGCAATTTCTCAGTCCCTTAGATTTATCTTCAAATAGTAGTATCGATTTTAGTTAGTACTTTCgagttaaaaaagaaaagatatttaTGGGGGCTATAAACCGAAACAATCAAAAGACCTCAGGGACAATTTCTGAACAGTCACGAGAGCGGAGGAACGAACCTAGGGCTTTATTTAAAACACAACAACTgtttcattcttcttctttctccgcAACTCCCCATGGCCTCCTTCCATCATCCACCAATAAGAGAGGAGCAACCTTCACCGTCGATGATTCGACGGAGAGAAGAACTCCCTCCGACTGTAACAACAGAAACCACGATCGTGGGGCCATCAAAGCCTCCTCAGTTCCTGAAATCCATCGTCGACTTAACCGCGTTTGCAGCCGCAGTCGACGCCTTCAAACGCCGCTACGACGAACTGCAGAGCCACGTGGATCTCATCGAGACCGCGATCGACTCCGAACTCAAAACCAACGGCCTCATCAAAATCGAAATCGAAACCGCCGCCGCCTCGCCGTCTCAGTTATCTCCTCCGCGGAGCAACGACTCCGCCGCGATCGTGTGCCAATCGCCGCCGAAAGAGGTGGCGGTTAGGTCCGAAGCGGAGCGACTCTGCGAGTCGATGTCCAGCAAAGAGCTGCGAAGGTACATCCTCGCGAACATCTCCTCGCGAGCTAAGCTGATCGAAGAGATCCCCCCGGCGCTGAAGCTGGCGAAGGACACGGCGAAGTTCGTGCTGGACTGCATCGGGAAGTTCTACCTGCAGGGACGCAAAGCGTTCGCCAACGGCTCTCCCGCGGTCGCCGCGAGGAACGTCTCGCTTCTGGTTCTGGAGTGTTATCTTCTGACGTTCGATCCCGGGGAAGAGAAGAAGCTTTTGGTTAAGGTTGCTGCTGGTGATGGTGGTGGTTCTGTTGTTGTGAGAGAGGAGGCCGAGGGGGCTGCTGTTGCGTGGAGGA
This genomic stretch from Raphanus sativus cultivar WK10039 chromosome 3, ASM80110v3, whole genome shotgun sequence harbors:
- the LOC130509210 gene encoding chaperone protein ClpD, chloroplastic; amino-acid sequence: MEVLSTSSPPLTLHSRRLPSPSSSPVTTFAASSLSSFSSSSYLGISLSNRTIRRLTPTNSRHKKRNKQLPPISAVFERFTERAIRAIIFSQKEAKSLGKDMVYPQHILLGLIAEDRDPQGFLGSGIAIDKAREVVSSIWDEANSDSSTESSTTPYSKSTDMPFSISTKRVFEAAVEYSRTLECQYIAPEHIAVGLFTVDDGSAGRVLKRLGANMNLLTAAALTRLKGEIAKDGREPPKGSSDASGRVGGPGRTKEKSVLEQFCVDLTARAGEGRIDPVIGREKEVQRVIQILCRRTKNNPILLGEAGVGKTAIAEGLAISIAEANAPGFLLTKRILSLDIGLLMAGAKERGELESRVTALISEVKKSGKVILFVDEVHTLIGSGTVGRGNKGSGLDIANLLKPPLGRGELQCIASTTLDEFRSQFEKDKALARRFQPVLIDEPSEEDAVKILLGLREKYEAHHNCKYTMEAIDAAVYLSSRYIADRFLPDKAIDLIDEAGSRARIEAFRKKKEDAICILSKPPDDYWQEIRTVQAMHEVVLSSRPNQDESNAVADEPGELVEESSLPPAAGNDEPIEVGPDDIAAVASAWSGIPVQQITADERMLLMGLEDQLRGRVVGQDEAVAAISRAVKRSRVGLKDPDRPIAAMLFCGPTGVGKTELTKALAANYFGSEESMLRLDMSEYMERHTVSKLIGSPPGYVGFEEGGMLTEAIRRRPFTVVLFDEIEKAHPDIFNILLQLFEDGHLTDSQGRRVSFKNALIIMTSNVGSSAIAKGRQRQIGFILDDNEEEASYAGMKALVVEELKNYFRPELLNRIDEIVIFRQLEQAQMMEILNLMLQDLKSRLVALGVGLEVSEPVKELICRQGYDPAYGARPLRRTVTEIVEDPLSEAFLAGSFKPGDTAFVVLDDTGNPSVRTKPDSYSVRVTDKTSIA